From the genome of Mucilaginibacter paludis DSM 18603:
ATAGGAAGGATCCTTCAAAAAAATCTTTGGCTAAGGTATTGGGGATTTGCGCTGTTTTCGCAAACGATTTCATGTCGGGGTTGAGCAGGCCTACACCACAACCGTATCCGGGGTATATTCCCCAGGTACCCCAGGTCATATAATATTTGCCATCGTCATCTCTAAAGGTTTGACCGTCCAGGGTAATTACTTTGGGTACAAGATAGTTGGGGACCACCGCTTTGCCATCCGGAAACAAAGGTGTCCAGGGGCCGACGGGGGTGGATGACGACGCGCCATAAATTTCAACAGTTGGCTGGCAATAATACAGGTAATATTTACCATCATTCCCCAAGGCTACATCCGGCGCCCAATAATTATGGGTGGTAGGCCAGTTCATGTCCTGCATGGTCCAGTTTACAAAATCCGTAGATGTCCAAACCTGCGAGGGGCCCAAGCCGCCTCCATTGCCGTCGGTTGTAGCATAGATATAATAAGTTCCGTTAAAACATTTTACCGTTGGATCAGCAAAGTAGCCTGGGATAATGGGATTCCGGTTGCCTGGTGCAGTAAAGGGAATATTTTGCGCTGATAACTCTGATGGGTATAAATAACCGATAGAAAGTATTAAAACCGAAAGTAAATAACGCATAAATAGTATGATAAAGACCGCCTGATTTACAAATATATAAGCTATTTGTGGCTGTGTCTTTTCATTAATTAACCTATGCTGATATTTTATTAGCCTGTTCTTCTTACGGTATGGATGATTGGCATTTATCTGCGAATTTATTCTACCCATACCAGCGGCCTGGCAGGGCCCTTTATCCTCGGTATATGTTACAGATAGGATCTACTATAACGCACTGGCGCATAAACCACCCCGGTGTTAAATTTTCATCTTAAAAGATCAGTACACTATTGAACAAATATTGTACTGATGTTTTAAATTAATAAACTGTTTTTTGACTATTTAAAAAGATATAAAGGTGACTTGTTGATTACTCTCGGCTTTAAAATGCTTCACCGAGGTTGATCATAATGGAACTATAACCCTTGCTAATGCCATAGTCTACACCGATGTTGGTGTTTGAGCCTTTGTTAAACTTAACCCGAAGCCCGGTACCTACAGCCGGGTGCCACGATGTTAAAAATGTGCCCGAGCCACTTACCGTATTGGCATTTGCAAAAACCACAAAGCCTAATAAACCATTATCGGTAATATCACGACGGTATTCGCTCTCTAAATAAACCAATGATTTGCCCCGGTAACGGTTCTGATCTATACCTCTGCCAGATCTGTTATAAGGATCCCAGCCTACGCTTGGCAAATCAAGGTAAGGGGCATTGCTATCAATAACCGTCCATACGTACGACCAGAAGGCGATTGTATTTTGCTGATTAGGGCGTGCTGGATTTAAAGCCACATATTTCCTCAGATCGATATACAGCGAGTGCCAACTGGTATTACTACCCAGGAAAACCGGATTAACCCTGTACACAATATTTGCATAAGCTCCCGGCAGGGGGTTGATAGAGTTATTACGGGTATCATAAAGTAAGTTTAAACTGATGCCCGAAGAAAATGTATGCCCACTGACGCCATTTTGGTAACCTGTAAACTTGGCCAGATCAATATTAGGATCATCGGCATTAATGTTGAAGTGATAATCTAAATTATAACCAAAGCCTGCAAAGAAATAAGGGGTAACCCGCTTAAGCGCACTTTGATAAAAACGGATGTATTTATAGTTTACCAGCGCTTTATCATCACTTCCATGGCTGCTGCCCAGGCCCCAGGTATATTGCGGATATACTAAAAAGCGGGTATCACCCTGTATTGTCCAGGTGTTATTGGGCAGCCAAACACTGGTGCGTAAAGGCAAGCCGAACCGGCTACCAAAATCCCAATAAGGTGCGAAAGATGCGCTGGACAGGTTGGTTGTTTTACGCGGACCCAGATAAATACCAGCAGTGGTGCTGGTAATTAGTGCGCGGC
Proteins encoded in this window:
- a CDS encoding BamA/TamA family outer membrane protein, translating into MFKRLILLLCLLPTVLFAQNASDIVPVTKTVQDTADQTDLIDIAKGLFHINPTKPRDQKGKKIFFSIIPIGANVPGGTGRALITSTTAGIYLGPRKTTNLSSASFAPYWDFGSRFGLPLRTSVWLPNNTWTIQGDTRFLVYPQYTWGLGSSHGSDDKALVNYKYIRFYQSALKRVTPYFFAGFGYNLDYHFNINADDPNIDLAKFTGYQNGVSGHTFSSGISLNLLYDTRNNSINPLPGAYANIVYRVNPVFLGSNTSWHSLYIDLRKYVALNPARPNQQNTIAFWSYVWTVIDSNAPYLDLPSVGWDPYNRSGRGIDQNRYRGKSLVYLESEYRRDITDNGLLGFVVFANANTVSGSGTFLTSWHPAVGTGLRVKFNKGSNTNIGVDYGISKGYSSIMINLGEAF